In the Gossypium arboreum isolate Shixiya-1 chromosome 10, ASM2569848v2, whole genome shotgun sequence genome, one interval contains:
- the LOC128282568 gene encoding gibberellin-regulated protein 12-like, producing the protein MARFSCLPFAFFLILILFTFSIQTANAGKEGSLRLQDCPKACEYRCSKTHHRKPCLFFCNYCCQRCLCVPSRFYGNREECPCYNNIKTKEGKNKCP; encoded by the exons ATGGCTAGGTTTTCTTGCCTTCCCTTTGCCTTCTTTCTCATCCTTATTCTTTTCACTTTTTCCATTCAAACAGCAAAT GCTGGCAAGGAAGGATCACTTCGTCTCCAAG ATTGTCCCAAAGCATGCGAGTATAGGTGTTCGAAAACACATCATAGGAAGCCATGTTTGTTCTTCTGCAATTACTGCTGCCAGAGGTGTTTGTGTGTTCCTTCGAGATTTTATGGGAATAGGGAGGAATGCCCAtgctacaacaacatcaaaactaAGGAAGGCAAAAACAAATGTCCTTGA